In Arthrobacter citreus, a single genomic region encodes these proteins:
- a CDS encoding DUF4440 domain-containing protein: MESLNSLKDHLRILEENLLKPEIRTSQIELKKLLADEFFEFGSSGSVLYKDDQLVDGIGIVKMKMSDFEIHLLSDNITLVTYRIFNELKNQYSLRSSIWKFKDGRWKMYFHQGTPTDF; this comes from the coding sequence ATGGAAAGTTTAAATTCTTTAAAAGATCATCTACGCATTTTGGAAGAAAATTTACTTAAACCTGAAATTCGTACATCTCAAATTGAGCTAAAAAAACTACTAGCTGATGAATTTTTCGAATTCGGCAGTTCGGGAAGTGTTTTATATAAGGATGATCAATTAGTGGATGGCATTGGAATCGTTAAAATGAAGATGAGCGATTTTGAAATTCATTTATTATCAGACAATATTACACTAGTTACTTACCGAATATTTAATGAACTAAAAAACCAATATTCCTTACGTAGTTCCATTTGGAAATTTAAGGATGGTAGGTGGAAAATGTATTTCCATCAAGGTACACCAACAGATTTTTAA
- a CDS encoding proline--tRNA ligase: MSTKKFVEAITDMDVDFAQWYTDIVKKAELVDYSSVKGCMILRPYGYALWENIQKELDYQFKQTDHENVYMPMFIPKSLLQKEADHVEGFAPEVAWVTHGGHDELAEPLAIRPTSETLFCEHFSKIVESYNDLPKLYNQWCSVVRWEKTTRPFLRTTEFLWQEGHTAHATAEEAQAETIQMLNVYANFLEIFLAIPVIKGQKTEKEKFAGAKATYTIESLMHDGKALQSGTSHNFGDGFAKAFDIQYTDKNSKRQYVHQTSWGMTTRVIGALIMVHGDNSGLVLPPKVAPTQVMVIPIAQHKEGVIEKATELKNRISKVARVKIDTSDKMPGWKFNEYEMKGIPVRVEIGPKDIEKNQAVLVRRDTREKTIVSLEELEENITKLLEEIQSALYEKALNNRTEKTYEATSMEELKQISEEKQGFYRAMWCQDLTCEEQIKEEVGLTSRCIPFEQEQIADTCVCCGKKTDVMVYWGKAY; encoded by the coding sequence ATGAGTACAAAAAAATTTGTTGAAGCGATTACAGATATGGATGTTGATTTTGCACAATGGTATACAGATATTGTAAAAAAAGCAGAACTAGTAGATTACTCAAGTGTTAAAGGATGCATGATTTTAAGACCTTATGGTTATGCATTATGGGAGAATATCCAAAAAGAATTAGATTATCAATTTAAACAAACAGATCATGAAAATGTATATATGCCAATGTTTATCCCTAAGTCATTATTGCAAAAAGAAGCTGATCATGTAGAAGGATTTGCGCCTGAAGTTGCTTGGGTTACACATGGTGGTCATGATGAGTTAGCAGAACCTTTAGCAATTCGTCCAACTTCAGAAACTCTCTTTTGTGAGCATTTTTCAAAAATAGTTGAAAGCTACAATGACTTACCAAAACTATATAACCAATGGTGTTCAGTAGTTCGTTGGGAAAAAACAACTAGACCATTTTTAAGAACAACTGAATTCTTATGGCAAGAAGGTCACACAGCACATGCAACTGCTGAAGAAGCACAAGCAGAAACAATTCAAATGCTAAATGTTTACGCTAATTTCTTAGAAATCTTCTTAGCAATCCCTGTTATTAAAGGTCAAAAAACAGAAAAAGAAAAATTTGCAGGTGCAAAAGCTACTTACACAATCGAAAGTTTAATGCATGATGGTAAAGCATTACAAAGTGGTACATCACATAACTTTGGAGACGGTTTTGCAAAAGCATTTGATATTCAATACACAGATAAAAACTCAAAAAGACAATATGTACACCAAACTTCTTGGGGAATGACAACAAGAGTAATCGGAGCATTAATTATGGTACATGGTGATAACAGCGGATTAGTTTTACCTCCAAAAGTAGCACCAACTCAAGTAATGGTTATTCCAATTGCTCAGCATAAAGAAGGTGTAATCGAAAAGGCTACTGAACTAAAAAATCGTATTTCAAAAGTTGCTCGAGTGAAAATCGATACTTCCGATAAAATGCCTGGTTGGAAGTTTAACGAATATGAAATGAAAGGTATTCCAGTTCGCGTAGAAATCGGTCCAAAGGATATCGAAAAGAATCAAGCCGTTTTAGTTAGACGTGATACAAGAGAAAAAACGATTGTTTCTTTAGAAGAATTAGAAGAAAATATTACAAAATTACTTGAAGAGATCCAATCAGCTCTATATGAAAAAGCATTAAACAATCGTACAGAAAAAACATATGAAGCTACTTCAATGGAAGAGCTAAAACAAATCAGTGAAGAAAAACAAGGTTTTTATAGAGCAATGTGGTGCCAAGATTTAACTTGTGAAGAACAAATTAAAGAAGAAGTTGGATTAACATCAAGATGTATTCCATTTGAACAAGAACAAATTGCTGATACTTGTGTCTGCTGTGGAAAGAAAACGGATGTAATGGTTTATTGGGGTAAAGCATACTAA